Proteins found in one Mixophyes fleayi isolate aMixFle1 chromosome 8, aMixFle1.hap1, whole genome shotgun sequence genomic segment:
- the LMCD1 gene encoding LIM and cysteine-rich domains protein 1: protein MELSAGIQKMSVGQPAAERGAQCVRCRETCAGFQPHSWRKSCELCQCPQEDHALPTDGEEDYRIGQLLSDTRYLGLTARVKGSEGARIYKRNRMIITNPITSRKDPTFLTVTYEWAPPGLNQKLAMRYMELIPKKMRPIAGTEGAHYRRLQLVRQLPAYDHDPEQCQGLSGGEKPVMEAFVKQYKESAMGVAEVALPCSVKKEEKDPNSTMATNGTGEESAGNRDYLCELCQQLMPADAPAVYAERAGYKKQWHPACFVCCHCREPLVNLIYFWKNNRLWCGRHYCENERPRCAGCDEIIFSEDYQQLDGKSWHRDHFS from the exons ATGTCTGTGGGTCAGCCGGCTGCGGAGAGGGGAGCGCAGTGTGTGCGATGCAGAGAGACCTGCGCAGGATTCCAGCCGCACTCCTGGAG GAAATCCTGTGAGCTGTGCCAGTGCCCCCAGGAAGACCACGCTCTGCCCACTGATGGTGAAGAGGACTATCGGATTGGGCAGCTGCTCTCGGATACCCGTTACTTAGGACTGACGGCACGTGTGAAAGGCAGTGAGGGGGCACGTATCTACAAGAGGAACCGAATGATCATCACCAACCCCATTACCTCCCGCAAAGATCCCACCTTCCTCACCGTCACGTACGAGTGGGCCCCTCCCGGACTTAACCAAAAGCTG GCCATGCGATACATGGAGCTAATCCCTAAAAAGATGCGACCCATTGCTGGCACAGAAGGGGCACATTATCGGCGCCTGCAGTTGGTGAGGCAGCTGCCCGCCTATGACCACGACCCAGAACAGTGCCAGGGCCTGTCGGGGGGTGAGAAACCCGTTATGGAAGCATTTGTGAAGCAGTACAAGGAGAGCGCCATGGGAGTGGCAGAGGTGGCGCTACCGTGTAGCGtcaaaaaggaagagaaagaccCCAACTCAACAATGGCCACAAATGGCACCGGAGAGGAGTCTGCTGGCAACAGAGACTAT TTGTGTGAGTTATGCCAGCAGCTGATGCCCGCTGATGCCCCGGCCGTGTATGCCGAGCGGGCAGGTTACAAGAAACAGTGGCACCCAGCCTGCTTCGTGTGCTGCCACTGCCGGGAGCCTCTGGTGAACTTAATCTACTTCTGGAAGAATAATCGCCTGTGGTGCGGGAGGCATTATTGCGAGAACGAACGGCCACGCTGCGCAGGGTGCGATGAG ATAATATTCTCGGAGGACTATCAGCAGCTCGATGGCAAATCCTGGCACAGAGATCATTTCTCCTGA